The following proteins are encoded in a genomic region of Salvelinus namaycush isolate Seneca chromosome 12, SaNama_1.0, whole genome shotgun sequence:
- the LOC120056812 gene encoding gametogenetin-binding protein 2-like, with protein MARLVAVCRDGEEDFPFLARQIPLYIDDTLTMVMEFTDSVMNLGTHQINSSQMKQFVEHHNLLKQQDLNIAMMVTSREVFSALSQLVPCVGCRRSVERLFSQLVESGNPALEPLTVKPTGVLSVTKTCIADAKMLYTLFYVHGSKLNDMINAIPKSKKNKRCQLHSLETHKPKPLGGSWMDVWELMSQECRDEVVLIDSTCLLETLETYLRKHRFCTDCKNKVLRAYNILVGELDCTKEKGYCAALYEGLRCCPQEHHVHVCCETDFMAHLLGRAEPEFSGGYERRERHAKTIDIAQEEVLTCLGIHLYERLHRIWQKLRAEEQTWQMLFCLGIDALRKSFETAVEKVQGISRLEQLCEELSEEERAKELKQEKKRQKKKNRRKNKCGFDMSEQEAEGKDKSLDEGSLESVESGGCKACGSREEEGHVSCVEVVVTSNESTTSCSCPDSTVPIPGSPKVKKGLSPHSNGSDCGYSSSMEGSEPGSQEGCDVACTEGICNHHEAGDYLCGHQCAEDKEEEGMDSCVECWASSEENTKGKKKNKRRKNNGLLSYYQGPNAEVCVMEENRKGQNTAATSPVCRTKETCAQLCLDTFSSIALQLPCAEHRKNISHYLEDSSAKSLMELLDDSEVTSDEENCLTQDEIQSFVDNNKSFYNNRDQYRQHLKDKFTKYCHGDADWFAAATTSVN; from the exons ATGGCGCGCCTGGTTGCGGTTTGCAGGGACGGGGAAGAGGACTTCCCTTTCCTCGCAAGACAGATTCCCTTGTACATCGATGACACTCTCACG atGGTGATGGAGTTTACTGACAGTGTCATGAACCTTGGCACTCACCAAATCAACAGCTCTCAGATGAAGCAGTTTGTTGAG CATCACAACTTGCTGAAGCAGCAGGACCTGAACATCGCCATGATGGTAACTTCCAGGGAGGTGTTCAGCGCCCTGTCCCAGCTGGTGCCGTGTGTGGGCTGCAGGCGGAGCGTGGAGCGCCTCTTCTCCCAGCTGGTGGAGTCTGGGAACCCGGCACTGGAGCCCCTCACTGTGAAGCCCACCGGCGTGCTGTCTGTCACCAAGACCTGCATAGCCGACGCAAAGATGCTCTACACCCTCTTTTACGTCCACGG gTCAAAGTTGAATGACATGATCAATGCCATTCCAAAAAGCAAAAAGAATAAACGCTGCCAGTTGCACTCCTTAGAAACACACAAGCCAAAGCCTTTGGG GGGAAGCTGGATGGATGTGTGGGAGCTCATGTCTCAGGAGTGCAGGGACGAAGTTGTCCTGATCGACAGCACCTGCCTCCTGGAGACCCTGGAAACATACTTGCGCAAACACAG GTTCTGTACTGACTGCAAGAACAAGGTACTGAGAGCATACAACATCCTTGTAGGGGAGCTGGACTGCACTAAAGAGAAGGGCTACTGCGCTGCCTTGTACGAGGGACTCCGCTGCTGTCCCCAAGAGCACCATGTCCACGTCTGCTGTGAGACTGACTTCATGGCACATCTCCTGGGCCGGGCTGAGCCAGAGTTCTCCGGAGGTTACGA ACGCAGAGAACGGCACGCCAAGACCATTGACATTGCACAAGAAGAGGTGCTCACCTGCCTGGGCATCCACCTGTACGAGCGACTGCACAGAATCTGGCAGAAACTGAGGGCAGAGGAGCAGACCTGGCAGATGCTCTTCTGCCTCGGCATCGACGCTTTACGCAAAAGCTTTGAG ACGGCGGTGGAGAAGGTGCAGGGCATCAGTCGTCTGGAGCAGCTGTGTGAGGAGCTGTCGGAGGAGGAGAGGGCCAAGGAGCTGAAGCAGGAGaagaagagacagaagaagaagaacagaCGCAAAAACAAGTGTGGCTTCGACATGTCTGAGCAGGAGGCCGAGGGCAAGGACAAGAGCCTGGATGAG GGTTCATTAGAGTCTGTGGAGAGCGGTGGCTGCAAGGCCTGTGGAAGCCGAGAGGAGGAGGGGCATGTCAGCTGTGTGGAGGTTGTCGTCACCAGCAACGAGAGCACTACTTCCTGCAGCTGCCCAGACAGCACCGTGCCCATCCCGGGCTCTCCTAAAGTCAAGAAAG GTCTTTCGCCTCACAGTAATGGGAGTGACTGTGGTTACTCGTCTAGCATGGAAGGCAGCGAGCCTGGCTCACAGGAAGGATGTGACGTCGCCTGCACTGAGGGTATCTGCAACCACCACGAAGCAG GAGACTACTTGTGCGGTCATCAATGTGCTGAAGACAAGGAGGAGGAGGGTATGGACAGCTGTGTGGAGTGCTGGGCCAGCTCTGAAGAGAACACCAAGGGCAAGAAGAAGAATAAGAGAAGAAAGAACAATGGCCTGTTATCTTACTATCAG GGTCCAAATGCAGAGGTTTGTGTTATGGAAGAGAACAGGAAAGGGCAAAACACTGCTGCAACGTCACCCGTGTGCAGAACGAAAGAGACGTGTGCCCAGTTGTGCCTCGACACTTTTTCTAGTATCGCACTGCAGTTACCATGTGCAGAACATCGGAAGAACATCAGCCATTATCTGGAGGATAGCAGTGCCAAGAGTCTCATGGAACTACTG GATGACTCTGAAGTGACTTCAGATGAAGAGAACTGCCTCACGCAGGATGAGATCCAGTCATTTGTGGACAACAACAAGTCCTTCTACAACAACCGTGACCAGTACCGACAGCACCTGAAAGATAAATTCACCAAGTACTGCCACGGAGATGCAGATTGGtttgctgctgccaccaccagtgTCAATTAA
- the pigw gene encoding phosphatidylinositol-glycan biosynthesis class W protein isoform X1: MSSQKELKEAFVSNLNGTSLGEVALGSFLAPLCLISRGLFLILYHLGRGALPLPWIAHLVLDFSMIILPLVLSCTVLSDILHLVILGLAVVSGAVLCYIYRTKRPTRPRATSMDTVAKSFFQSHVQCDQVPFVTIFRVLVNVKTAISILAVDFSVFPRRYAKTETYGTGVMDFGVGAYVLANALVCPEARRKEVSGSKLSQVIKQLVSVWPLVILGLARLVSVKMSGYHEHVSEYGVHWNFFFTLAIVRVVASVLLALFPVNRSWLLALLIGGLYQVTLEMSGLKYSIIHNNDRTGGFLQANMEGVSSVVGYIAIYMAGVQIGLYVMRPRTQVKEWIRVIWNLLLGSAVLYTALILCQASVEPVSRRMANLPFCLWTIAQSMFFLSCLATADVILFFMKTVSGCVLVSSSWYPCRKEASVSEEKMEKKVEGLCLIQAVNRNQLLFFMLANLLTGITNVLVDTFNSSDYISVCVLLSYMFINSFAIYILHLMKITVKFW, from the coding sequence ATGTCAAGTCAGAAGGAATTGAAGGAGGCGTTCGTCAGCAATCTGAATGGGACCAGCCTTGGGGAAGTTGCCCTGGGCTCCTTTCTGGCCCCACTGTGCCTAATCAGCAGAGGACTGTTTCTGATTCTATACCATCTGGGCAGGGGGGCGCTCCCCCTCCCCTGGATCGCCCACCTCGTCCTGGACTTCTCCATGATCATACTACCCCTGGTCTTATCATGCACCGTTCTGAGTGACATCCTTCACCTAGTCATCCTTGGCCTGGCGGTTGTGTCTGGGGCTGTGCTATGCTATATCTACCGTACCAAAAGGCCAACCAGGCCCAGGGCAACTTCTATGGACACTGTTGCCAAGAGCTTCTTCCAGAGCCATGTTCAGTGCGACCAGGTCCCCTTTGTGACTATTTTTCGAGTCCTCGTCAATGTGAAAACGGCCATTAGCATTCTAGCTGTGGACTTCAGCGTGTTCCCAAGACGCTATGCCAAAACAGAAACCTACGGAACAGGGGTTATGGACTTTGGTGTTGGAGCATATGTCCTCGCCAACGCCCTCGTCTGCCCAGAGGCACGGAGGAAGGAAGTCTCAGGATCCAAGTTAAGCCAAGTGATTAAACAGCTGGTGTCTGTCTGGCCCCTGGTCATTCTAGGCTTGGCCAGGTTGGTGAGTGTCAAAATGTCTGGTTACCACGAGCACGTGTCAGAGTATGGTGTGCACTGGAATTTCTTCTTCACCCTAGCCATAGTCAGAGTGGTGGCCTCTGTGCTCTTGGCTCTGTTCCCTGTCAACAGGTCATGGCTCCTGGCCCTTCTGATTGGAGGACTTTACCAAGTGACCCTGGAGATGTCTGGACTGAAGTATTCCATCATCCACAACAATGACAGGACGGGAGGCTTTCTGCAAGCCAACATGGAGGGGGTTTCATCTGTTGTGGGCTACATAGCCATCTATATGGCAGGGGTCCAGATTGGACTGTATGTAATGCGACCAAGGACACAGGTCAAAGAGTGGATCAGAGTGATTTGGAATCTCTTATTGGGAAGTGCTGTGCTGTATACTGCCTTGATCCTATGTCAGGCCTCTGTTGAGCCAGTGTCTCGCAGGATGGCCAATCTACCATTCTGCCTCTGGACTATTGCCCAGTCAATGTTTTTCTTGTCCTGTTTAGCAACTGCTGatgttattttgttttttatgAAAACGGTATCAGGTTGCGTATTGGTGTCATCTTCCTGGTATCCTTGTAGAAAGGAAGCTTCTGTATCCGAGGAGAAAATGGAGAAGAAAGTTGAGGGACTTTGTCTCATTCAAGCTGTGAACCGTAATCAATTGTTGTTTTTCATGCTTGCCAATTTACTGACTGGAATCACAAATGTGCTAGTAGATACATTCAACAGTAGTGATtacatttctgtgtgtgttttgctgtcaTACATGTTCATAAATAGTTTTGCAATATACATTTTACATCTCATGAAAATCACAGTAAAATTCTGGTAA
- the pigw gene encoding phosphatidylinositol-glycan biosynthesis class W protein isoform X2: MSSQKELKEAFVSNLNGTSLGEVALGSFLAPLCLISRGLFLILYHLGRGALPLPWIAHLVLDFSMIILPLVLSCTVLSDILHLVILGLAVVSGAVLCYIYRTKRPTRPRATSMDTVAKSFFQSHVQCDQVPFVTIFRVLVNVKTAISILAVDFSVFPRRYAKTETYGTGVMDFGVGAYVLANALVCPEARRKEVSGSKLSQVIKQLVSVWPLVILGLARLVMAPGPSDWRTLPSDPGDVWTEVFHHPQQ, encoded by the exons ATGTCAAGTCAGAAGGAATTGAAGGAGGCGTTCGTCAGCAATCTGAATGGGACCAGCCTTGGGGAAGTTGCCCTGGGCTCCTTTCTGGCCCCACTGTGCCTAATCAGCAGAGGACTGTTTCTGATTCTATACCATCTGGGCAGGGGGGCGCTCCCCCTCCCCTGGATCGCCCACCTCGTCCTGGACTTCTCCATGATCATACTACCCCTGGTCTTATCATGCACCGTTCTGAGTGACATCCTTCACCTAGTCATCCTTGGCCTGGCGGTTGTGTCTGGGGCTGTGCTATGCTATATCTACCGTACCAAAAGGCCAACCAGGCCCAGGGCAACTTCTATGGACACTGTTGCCAAGAGCTTCTTCCAGAGCCATGTTCAGTGCGACCAGGTCCCCTTTGTGACTATTTTTCGAGTCCTCGTCAATGTGAAAACGGCCATTAGCATTCTAGCTGTGGACTTCAGCGTGTTCCCAAGACGCTATGCCAAAACAGAAACCTACGGAACAGGGGTTATGGACTTTGGTGTTGGAGCATATGTCCTCGCCAACGCCCTCGTCTGCCCAGAGGCACGGAGGAAGGAAGTCTCAGGATCCAAGTTAAGCCAAGTGATTAAACAGCTGGTGTCTGTCTGGCCCCTGGTCATTCTAGGCTTGGCCAGGTTG GTCATGGCTCCTGGCCCTTCTGATTGGAGGACTTTACCAAGTGACCCTGGAGATGTCTGGACTGAAGTATTCCATCATCCACAACAATGA